A genomic segment from Daphnia pulex isolate KAP4 chromosome 5, ASM2113471v1 encodes:
- the LOC124194771 gene encoding uncharacterized histidine-rich protein DDB_G0274557-like isoform X3 yields MKKFTISILCLLLVGLVLVQHGTEATDGKDSGYGAEFGAVEEYNSGEYEGGEYGGEKGRHKGHHHKGHHHKGHHHKGHHHSGGEYGGGEYGGGEYGGEKGHHKGHHKGHHKGHHKGHHKGHHKGHHQHHHQHHGVGEYGGGGFAYASAGGYSSHPAASYSSQPDFGFGGHEGFQGSPGYGYPSAPIFPSYGDTFAGDYY; encoded by the exons atgaaaaag TTTACGATTTCGATCCTGTGCTTGCTATTAGTTGGACTGGTCCTAGTTCAACATGGCACCGAGGCAACGGATGGGAAAG ACTCGGGTTACGGCGCGGAATTTGGAGCTGTAGAAGAATACAATAGCGGTGAATACGAAGGCGGAGAATACGGAGGTGAGAAAG GACGCCATAAGGGGCACCATCACAAGGGGCACCATCACAAAGGGCACCATCACAAGGGGCACCATCACAGCGGTGGAGAATACGGGGGTGGAGAATACGGTGGCGGGGAATATGGAGGTGAAAAAG GGCACCACAAAGGTCATCATAAAGGTCATCATAAAGGGCATCATAAAGGTCATCATAAAGGGCACCACAAAggtcatcatcaacatcatcatcaacatcacGG AGTTGGGGAATACGGCGGTGGAGGCTTTGCTTACGCATCGGCTGGTGGCTACTCATCTCATCCGGCGGCATCCTATTCTTCACAACCAGATTTTGGTTTCGGAGGCCACGAAGGATTCCAAGGATCGCCAGGATACGGTTATCCGTCAGCTCCAATTTTTCCATCATATGGTGATACCTTCGCAGGAGATTATTATTAG
- the LOC124194771 gene encoding pupal cuticle protein Edg-91-like isoform X1 — protein MKKFTISILCLLLVGLVLVQHGTEATDGKDSGYGAEFGAVEEYNSGEYEGGEYGGEKGHFKGRHKGHHHKGHHHKGHHHKGHHHSGGEYGGGEYGGGEYGGEKGHHKGHHKGHHKGHHKGHHKGHHKGHHQHHHQHHGVGEYGGGGFAYASAGGYSSHPAASYSSQPDFGFGGHEGFQGSPGYGYPSAPIFPSYGDTFAGDYY, from the exons atgaaaaag TTTACGATTTCGATCCTGTGCTTGCTATTAGTTGGACTGGTCCTAGTTCAACATGGCACCGAGGCAACGGATGGGAAAG ACTCGGGTTACGGCGCGGAATTTGGAGCTGTAGAAGAATACAATAGCGGTGAATACGAAGGCGGAGAATACGGAGGTGAGAAAG GACATTTTAAAGGACGCCATAAGGGGCACCATCACAAGGGGCACCATCACAAAGGGCACCATCACAAGGGGCACCATCACAGCGGTGGAGAATACGGGGGTGGAGAATACGGTGGCGGGGAATATGGAGGTGAAAAAG GGCACCACAAAGGTCATCATAAAGGTCATCATAAAGGGCATCATAAAGGTCATCATAAAGGGCACCACAAAggtcatcatcaacatcatcatcaacatcacGG AGTTGGGGAATACGGCGGTGGAGGCTTTGCTTACGCATCGGCTGGTGGCTACTCATCTCATCCGGCGGCATCCTATTCTTCACAACCAGATTTTGGTTTCGGAGGCCACGAAGGATTCCAAGGATCGCCAGGATACGGTTATCCGTCAGCTCCAATTTTTCCATCATATGGTGATACCTTCGCAGGAGATTATTATTAG
- the LOC124194771 gene encoding pupal cuticle protein Edg-91-like isoform X2: MKKFTISILCLLLVGLVLVQHGTEATDGKDSGYGAEFGAVEEYNSGEYEGGEYGGHFKGRHKGHHHKGHHHKGHHHKGHHHSGGEYGGGEYGGGEYGGEKGHHKGHHKGHHKGHHKGHHKGHHKGHHQHHHQHHGVGEYGGGGFAYASAGGYSSHPAASYSSQPDFGFGGHEGFQGSPGYGYPSAPIFPSYGDTFAGDYY, translated from the exons atgaaaaag TTTACGATTTCGATCCTGTGCTTGCTATTAGTTGGACTGGTCCTAGTTCAACATGGCACCGAGGCAACGGATGGGAAAG ACTCGGGTTACGGCGCGGAATTTGGAGCTGTAGAAGAATACAATAGCGGTGAATACGAAGGCGGAGAATACGGAG GACATTTTAAAGGACGCCATAAGGGGCACCATCACAAGGGGCACCATCACAAAGGGCACCATCACAAGGGGCACCATCACAGCGGTGGAGAATACGGGGGTGGAGAATACGGTGGCGGGGAATATGGAGGTGAAAAAG GGCACCACAAAGGTCATCATAAAGGTCATCATAAAGGGCATCATAAAGGTCATCATAAAGGGCACCACAAAggtcatcatcaacatcatcatcaacatcacGG AGTTGGGGAATACGGCGGTGGAGGCTTTGCTTACGCATCGGCTGGTGGCTACTCATCTCATCCGGCGGCATCCTATTCTTCACAACCAGATTTTGGTTTCGGAGGCCACGAAGGATTCCAAGGATCGCCAGGATACGGTTATCCGTCAGCTCCAATTTTTCCATCATATGGTGATACCTTCGCAGGAGATTATTATTAG
- the LOC124194771 gene encoding dormancy-associated protein 2-like isoform X4, with protein MKKFTISILCLLLVGLVLVQHGTEATDGKDSGYGAEFGAVEEYNSGEYEGGEYGGRHKGHHHKGHHHKGHHHKGHHHSGGEYGGGEYGGGEYGGEKGHHKGHHKGHHKGHHKGHHKGHHKGHHQHHHQHHGVGEYGGGGFAYASAGGYSSHPAASYSSQPDFGFGGHEGFQGSPGYGYPSAPIFPSYGDTFAGDYY; from the exons atgaaaaag TTTACGATTTCGATCCTGTGCTTGCTATTAGTTGGACTGGTCCTAGTTCAACATGGCACCGAGGCAACGGATGGGAAAG ACTCGGGTTACGGCGCGGAATTTGGAGCTGTAGAAGAATACAATAGCGGTGAATACGAAGGCGGAGAATACGGAG GACGCCATAAGGGGCACCATCACAAGGGGCACCATCACAAAGGGCACCATCACAAGGGGCACCATCACAGCGGTGGAGAATACGGGGGTGGAGAATACGGTGGCGGGGAATATGGAGGTGAAAAAG GGCACCACAAAGGTCATCATAAAGGTCATCATAAAGGGCATCATAAAGGTCATCATAAAGGGCACCACAAAggtcatcatcaacatcatcatcaacatcacGG AGTTGGGGAATACGGCGGTGGAGGCTTTGCTTACGCATCGGCTGGTGGCTACTCATCTCATCCGGCGGCATCCTATTCTTCACAACCAGATTTTGGTTTCGGAGGCCACGAAGGATTCCAAGGATCGCCAGGATACGGTTATCCGTCAGCTCCAATTTTTCCATCATATGGTGATACCTTCGCAGGAGATTATTATTAG
- the LOC124194770 gene encoding glycine-rich protein 5-like, which translates to MAKVNMNTLKCFLLFGLVLVHGTDATKGKGRGGGGYGMSYGGGGGYGGGGHGGGGGYGGGGHGGGGYGAAPPQIIYIPAPQPVYIPAPQPIHHAPPPPRPAPVPSYGGGGGHRAPGGSGGAPVHVHVHSAPVHQSAPSYGGGAGYGGGASGGGHSSGGYGGASGGGHSSGGYGGASGGGHSSGGYGGASGGGHSSGGYGGASGGGHSSGGYGGVSEAGYASAPSFQPPPVSSYGPPPPQGGY; encoded by the exons ATGGCAAAG GTTAACATGAACACGCTGAAATGTTTTCTGCTTTTCGGATTGGTGCTAGTCCATGGCACTGATGCTACCAAAGGAAAGGGAAGGG GTGGCGGCGGCTACGGAATGAGCtacggaggaggaggtggataTGGTGGCGGAGGAcatggaggaggagggggatACGGTGGCGGAGGACAtg gtggtggtgggtatGGCGCTGCACCTCCACAAATCATTTACATTCCTGCTCCTCAACCAGTATACATTCCCGCTCCTCAGCCGATCCATCACGCTCCTCCTCCGCCTAGACCGGCTCCTGTCCCTTCTTACGGTGGAGGTGGGGGGCATAGAGCTCCAGGAGGATCAGGAGGCGCACCAGTTCACGTTCATGTTCATTCTGCTCCTGTTCATCAATCGGCTCCTTCTTACGGTGGAGGCGCTGGATACGGTGGTGGAGCGTCCGGAGGCGGTCATTCCAGCGGCGGATACGGTGGGGCTTCCGGAGGCGGTCATTCCAGCGGCGGATATGGTGGGGCTTCCGGAGGCGGCCATTCCAGCGGCGGATATGGTGGGGCTTCCGGAGGCGGTCATTCCAGCGGCGGATACGGTGGGGCTTCCGGAGGCGGCCATTCCAGCGGGGGATACGGTGGGGTGTCAGAAGCTGGATATGCTTCTGCTCCATCTTTCCAGCCGCCTCCAGTTTCCTCTTAtggtcctcctcctcctcaaggAGGTTATTAA
- the LOC124194764 gene encoding HEAT repeat-containing protein 3-like, whose amino-acid sequence MGKSKSNRHNKQVRDNPTGLANKSDSEEIVMDCAVKSPYTGTALSSETLKSFSRQLQSSSAEERDCACHALAGLIRNNEDSCAALQEGLIKVLGPLLLDTSASVCHSTASALHTIISKGGDQAIKLAIEHDILTPLIALLKRIPPQWKPHKAPGNKIDTSTATFLETVATLNLLSESSTLAVDRIHRENIVSMLISYLDVNAYGLDVVSSVVQFLSTVTEEQGDTDYTEVLKKEIISKFLNVKESSPLLKTLSLMILLNLNHQQLNSELGQSTQDIINILTSSLCLDQRKAASSVVDHLPTTQDENGGDAMEEDSLASKLYDSVEAAEELISAQIKSLEILTNICCSGDDGDSDEFYEDESISDESLGNEGFQESLIDLNPELKKAFIDARLFQLVIEKAKLPATNIIEALNQHPTGKSLIKRYEALQCMGFLCLSNMVMVFEVDDIGGSKDLFDIWCGLAVVAFQGSKSEQMLGSATASMRAIIRKLSYHKDIVNLLKLEDITLLCQRVVDCSHPQSKVNLLQILGTLGSMAAGVEPPMLEPRSSIVRGIGQILLDTACLSPDLWITAEAMDALFDVFKEDHTDPIVGDVQLVERLRTLAPTFKHRVHSQRRSLPADHLPVVMTARDNLLRFIKYKTKQRSLANR is encoded by the exons ATGGGGAAATCCAAATCGAACCGACATAATAAGCAAGTTCGTGATAATCCCACTGGACTCGCTAATAAATCTGACTCTGAAGAAATTGTGATGGATTGTGCTGTCAAGAGTCCTTATACTGGAACTGCCCTCTCGTCAGAAACCCTAAAGTCTTTTTCAAGACAGTTACAAAGTTCATCAGCAGAAGAGCGGGACTGT gCTTGCCATGCATTAGCAGGATTGATAAGAAATAATGAGGATTCATGTGCAGCATTACAAGAAGGACTAATAAAAG TTCTTGGTCCTCTATTGCTGGATACAAGTGCCTCTGTTTGTCATTCTACTGCTTCAGCACTTCATACGATAATTTCAAAAGGAGGAGATCAAGCGATCAAGCTTGCCATTGAACACGACATTTTAACACCACTGATTGCTTTATTAAAGAGAATCCCACCACAGTGGAAACCTCATAAAGCACCTGGCAACAAAATTGATACTTCTACAGCCACCTTTCTAGAAACAGTTGCAACATTAAATCTTCTCTCCGAAAGCAGCACTCTAGCTGTTGACCGGATACATCGCGAAAACATAGTTTCCATGTTAATTTCGTATTTGGACGTAAATGCGTATGGCTTAGATGTTGTTTCGTCGGTTGTCCAGTTCCTCAGCACAGTAACTGAAGAACAGGGTGATACTGACTACACagaagttttgaaaaaagagattatTTCGAAATTCCTCAATGTGAAAGAATCTAGCCCTTTATTGAAAACTCTATCACTTATGATACTTCTTAACTTGAACCATCAGCAGTTGAATTCAG AATTGGGACAGTCAACTCAAGATATTATAAATATCCTGACTTCTTCTCTTTGCCTTGATCAAAGGAAGGCAGCGTCTTCAGTGGTCGATCATTTACCGACAACTCAAG ATGAAAACGGTGGGGATGCAATGGAAGAAGATTCTTTGGCCTCTAAATTATACGATTCTGTCGAAGCTGCCGAAGAATTAATCTCTGCTCAAATAAAATCTCTGGAAATATTAACCAATATTTGTTGTTCTGGAGACGATGGCGACTCGGATGAATTCTACGAAGATGAATCCATTAGCGATGAATCACTGGGTAATGAAGGATTTCAAGAAAGCCTTATAGACTTGAATCCCGAGTTGAAGAAAGCTTTCATCGATGCGCGACTATTTCAACTGGTTattgaaaaagcaaaattacCGGCAACGAATATAATTGAAGCTTTAAATCAGCACCCAACAG GAAAATCTCTTATTAAACGTTACGAAGCGCTCCAATGTATGGGGTTCTTGTGTTTAAGTAACATGGTGATGGTTTTCGAAGTTGACGATATTGGTGGCAGCAAGGATTTATTCGACATTTGGTGTGGCTTAGCAGTCGTGGCTTTCCAGGGTAGTAAGTCGGAACAGATGCTGGGAAGTGCAACTGCTTCTATGCGTGCCATAATTCGAAAATTGTCGTATCATAAAGACATAGTCAACCTTTTGAAGTTAGAAGACATCACTCTCCTCTGTCAGAGAGTTGTAGACTGTTCTCATCCTCAGTCAAAAGTGAATTTGCTTCAGATACTCGGCACACTTGGCTCAATGGCAGCTGGAGTTGAACCACCCATGTTGGAACCTCGATCTTCGATTGTTCGCGGAATCGGTCAAATCCTTCTCGACACTGCTTGCCTTTCTCCTGACTTGTGGATTACAGCTGAAGCTATGGATGCcttatttgatgttttcaaGGAGGATCACACAGACCCAATTGTTGGAGATGTTCAACTGGTGGAGCGTTTAAGAACATTGGCACCCACTTTCAAGCATCGTGTCCATTCACAACGTCGTAGCCTACCGGCGGATCACCTCCCAGTTGTTATGACTGCTAGAGACAATCTACTCCGCTTCATCAAGTATAAGACAAAGCAACGATCGTTAGCTAATCGATAA
- the LOC124194769 gene encoding serine/threonine-protein kinase 16-like, protein MLQRIFSVFCSREYYDIDGKRYFVRELIGQGGFSTVDLVSEASSDRLYALKKIRCHSTEDEQAAEQEIRYHKQINHPSVIECLAFRTVGSADISSNQTSLVLLLLPFYKYGSLQTLLEKRLLKKEPLSDKLILNYFQQICEGLAAIHVIGVAHRDLKPANVLLAPNDRVVIMDLGSAAPATVEITSYNAAQRLQDDAAERCSMTYRAPELFNIQSPSTIDERTDIWSLGCLLYALCYYKSPFDEVFERGDSVALAASSGMNHFPNSTSPGVNSSVNDLISTLLVVDPKERPFIADVLSSIEALKGLL, encoded by the exons ATGTTACAACGTATTTTTAGTGTTTTTTGTTCGAGAGAATATTACGATATCGATGGGAAGCGATATTTTGTGCGTGAACTTATTGGCCAAGG TGGTTTCAGCACAGTTGACCTGGTAAGCGAGGCTTCCAGTGATCGCCTTTacgccttaaaaaaaattcgatgtCACAGCACCGAAGATGAACAAGCTGCAGAACAAGAAATCCGATACCACAAGCAAATCAACCATCCCTCAGTTATTGAGTGTCTTGCTTTCAGAACAGTTGGAAGTGCTGATATTTCAAGCAATCAAACTAGTTTAGTCCTACTTCTATTACCATTTTACAAG TATGGATCATTGCAAACATTACTAGAAAAGAGATTATTAAAGAAAGAGCCATTATCTGACAAGCTCATTCTCAActattttcaacaaatttgtgAAGGATTAGCTGCTATACACGTTATTGGAGTAGCACATAGAGATCTAAAACCCGCGAATGTTTTACTTGCCCCTAACGACCGCGTAGTCATTATGGACCTTG GTTCTGCTGCTCCTGCTACCGTGGAGATAACCAGCTACAACGCCGCTCAGAGACTCCAAGATGATGCAGCAGAACGTTGTTCCATGACTTATCGCGCACCAGAACTTTTTAACATCCAAAGTCCGTCTACCATCGATGAGCGTACTGATATCTGg tctttggGGTGCCTGCTATATGCCCTCTGCTACTATAAATCGCCTTTTGATGAGGTATTTGAACGAGGAGATAGCGTTGCTTTGGCTGCCTCCAGTGGAATGAATCATTTTCCAAATTCCACTTCCCCAGGAGTCAATTCGTCGGTAAACGACTTAATTTCCACTTTGCTTGTTGTTGATCCCAAAGAAAGACCTTTCATTGCTGATGTTCTCAGTTCAATAGAAGCTCTCAAGGGGTTGTTGTAG
- the LOC124194766 gene encoding nucleoporin NUP42-like isoform X1 has translation MVVCKYFLEGRCRFGANCKNEHTQNRPLSYQQQSFNQPVRQQYFPQQQQLQRTAESQQPAILENLLSVVKDDATNSMQGGQWLFSCYAPLLRKFTKAAFNNNEENLPNLVDYSPEELRWEAISSNMKGQFHDYTTKLQLLSQSYHTIQRALQNLDQATSNFIVQYERGENVSPAGTALATFVPSLSANNVNATSSPSQFSFALPSTQPHQGVVAPFKFQLPSQQPAAAPFSFKLPSQQPAAPVAAPFTFQPAQQQAQQSAAAPSFSFKLPSQLPIQSAVNYSFNIHAISHVAENSSYGPQLSQTNIQQFKADKFSFGKIPRIPPPKEFR, from the exons ATGGTGGTTTGCAAGTATTTCCTAGAAGGGCGATGTAGATTTGGAGCCAATTGCAAGAACGAACATACTCAAA ATCGTCCTCTATCCTATCAACAACAGTCATTTAATCAACCAGTAAGACAACAATACTtccctcagcagcagcaactgcagcGTACAGCAGAAAGCCAACAACCAGCAATTCTTGAAAATTTGCT CTCTGTTGTAAAAGATGATGCTACCAACTCCATGCAGGGAGGGCAATG GTTGTTTTCGTGTTACGCTCCACTGCTTAGAAAATTTACAAAAGCTGCTTTCAACAACAATGAGGAAAATCTCCCCAATTTGGTAGACTACAGTCCCGAAGAACTTCGTTGGGAAGCAATAAGCAGCAACATGAAAGGACAGTTTCATGATTATACTACCAAGCTACAACTGCTTTCACAAAGTTATCATACAATTCAGCGAGCTTTGCAAAATCTTGATCAAGCCACTTCAAACtttatt gTCCAATATGAACGTGGGGAAAATGTTAGTCCAGCAGGCACAGCTTTAGCAACTTTTGTACCATCTCTCTCTGCAAATAACGTCAATGCAACTTCCAGTCCGTCTCAGTTTAGCTTTGCTCTGCCTTCCACCCAGCCTCACCAAGGTGTTGTTGCTCCCTTCAAATTTCAGTTACCTTCACAACAGCCTGCTGCTGCACCTTTCAGCTTTAAGTTGCCTTCTCAACAACCTGCTGCACCAGTAGCAGCACCTTTCACTTTTCAACCAGCTCAACAACAAGCTCAACAGTCTGCTGCTGCACCATCTTTCAGCTTTAAATTACCTTCTCagcttcccattcaatctgcAGTAAACTATTCTTTCAACATCCATGCAATTTCTCATGTTGCTGAAAATTCGTCCTACGGCCCTCAGTTAAGTCAGACTAACATACAACAATTCAAAGCTGACAAATTTTCGTTTGGAAAAATTCCACGCATTCCGCCACCAAAAGAATTTCGTTAA
- the LOC124194766 gene encoding cytosolic 5'-nucleotidase 3-like isoform X2 encodes MDNVLDFLQKSHVHIKDWEKVKDKIQSLVTGRHNQLQVVADFDFTLTKFHNNGQKIPSTYSVMESYSNWPMECKEAIRLLKSNYHEIDNDPLRTIKEKTPLLLDLLRDAFKIMQCSRLQESNFKSMVEESSIQFREGVESFFEDLNIANIPVLIISAGLGNIILEVLSKHSLLKNNLKVIANHVKYYQIDDEITDAVSSRQFVHPYNKDVISSRLSDGYFENLSHCKNMILLGDSLGDLHMSCGAAANTLLTIGFLNEKVDNTVIYIFRNKSYIICCFNTSQIEQSLANYTEHFDIVLVDDQTFNVPNSLIKLVVG; translated from the exons ATGGATAATGTG ttGGATTTCCTCCAAAAGAGCCATGTACACATTAAAGATtgggaaaaagtgaaagacAAAATACAGTCTTTGGTTACCGGGAGGCACAACCAACTTCAa GTTGTAGCTGATTTTGATTTCACACTCACCAAGTTCCATAATAATGGACAAAAAATTCCATCAACTTACA GTGTTATGGAAAGCTATTCTAATTGGCCAATGGAATGCAAAGAAGCTATTAGACTGTTAAAATCAAACTATCATGAAATAGACAATGACCCTCTCAGAACCATCAAAGAGAAGACACCACTATTATTAGATTTGTTAAGAGATGCTTTCAAAATAATGCAGTGCAGTAGGCTGCAGGAAAGTAATTTCAAATCTATGGTGGAAGAGAGCTCTATACAATtcag gGAAGGtgttgaaagtttttttgaagATCTGAATATAGCCAACATACCTGTACTGATTATATCTGCTGGGCTTGGAAATATAATTCTCGAAGTGTTAAGCAAGCATAGTCTTCTGAAAAACAATCTCAAAGTTATAGCAAATCATGTTAAATATTATCAAATTGACGATGAAATTACTGATGCGGTTTCAAGTCGCCAGTTTGTTCATCCATACAACAAAGATGTTATCTCATCGCGTCTTTCGGACGGTTACTTTGAGAATTTATCACATTGCAAAAATATGATTCTTTTGGGGGATTCATTAGGAGATCTTCACATGTCTTGTGGTGCTGCCGCCAATACCCTATTGACAATTGGATTTCTTAATGAAAAGGTTGATAATACtgtaatttacatttttaggAATAAATCATATATAATCTGTTGCTTTAATACATCCCAGATTGAACAGTCCTTGGCGAACTACACGGAACATTTTGACATCGTTTTAGTCGACGATCAGACATTTAATGTACCAAATTCTTTGATAAAGTTAGTTGTGGGATAA
- the LOC124194766 gene encoding cytosolic 5'-nucleotidase 3-like isoform X3 has product MDNVLDFLQKSHVHIKDWEKVKDKIQSLVTGRHNQLQVVADFDFTLTKFHNNGQKIPSTYSVMESYSNWPMECKEAIRLLKSNYHEIDNDPLRTIKEKTPLLLDLLRDAFKIMQCSRLQESNFKSMVEESSIQFREGVESFFEDLNIANIPVLIISAGLGNIILEVLSKHSLLKNNLKVIANHVKYYQIDDEITDAVSSRQFVHPYNKDVISSRLSDGYFENLSHCKNMILLGDSLGDLHMSCGAAANTLLTIGFLNEKIEQSLANYTEHFDIVLVDDQTFNVPNSLIKLVVG; this is encoded by the exons ATGGATAATGTG ttGGATTTCCTCCAAAAGAGCCATGTACACATTAAAGATtgggaaaaagtgaaagacAAAATACAGTCTTTGGTTACCGGGAGGCACAACCAACTTCAa GTTGTAGCTGATTTTGATTTCACACTCACCAAGTTCCATAATAATGGACAAAAAATTCCATCAACTTACA GTGTTATGGAAAGCTATTCTAATTGGCCAATGGAATGCAAAGAAGCTATTAGACTGTTAAAATCAAACTATCATGAAATAGACAATGACCCTCTCAGAACCATCAAAGAGAAGACACCACTATTATTAGATTTGTTAAGAGATGCTTTCAAAATAATGCAGTGCAGTAGGCTGCAGGAAAGTAATTTCAAATCTATGGTGGAAGAGAGCTCTATACAATtcag gGAAGGtgttgaaagtttttttgaagATCTGAATATAGCCAACATACCTGTACTGATTATATCTGCTGGGCTTGGAAATATAATTCTCGAAGTGTTAAGCAAGCATAGTCTTCTGAAAAACAATCTCAAAGTTATAGCAAATCATGTTAAATATTATCAAATTGACGATGAAATTACTGATGCGGTTTCAAGTCGCCAGTTTGTTCATCCATACAACAAAGATGTTATCTCATCGCGTCTTTCGGACGGTTACTTTGAGAATTTATCACATTGCAAAAATATGATTCTTTTGGGGGATTCATTAGGAGATCTTCACATGTCTTGTGGTGCTGCCGCCAATACCCTATTGACAATTGGATTTCTTAATGAAAAG ATTGAACAGTCCTTGGCGAACTACACGGAACATTTTGACATCGTTTTAGTCGACGATCAGACATTTAATGTACCAAATTCTTTGATAAAGTTAGTTGTGGGATAA
- the LOC124194765 gene encoding uncharacterized protein LOC124194765, which yields MDYGCNEDDFITVSEIPVLDPPPGFEDSRKMLGNVEDRFYDDPFSEEEDLELKPVLNDCAVSKFASEMAHSLLAIVVKPKVRLRIKKPAPSTESNCIQSGCDVYSLPVDSLANIERQKQRQNNTCRNRHSIAAVPKLEPSEPVHMTLEEVQSYLREFQDTSLSRRRPWMVVPSKSVESTSSESKRKSCFVWTPHVVAKNSNFDDARTKRSRKSLSVTAAGIKQALFSVFRIPSHHHLSYHGESCNQVCPTGWTFSTPDNKSSNPQCTESSPYQRRALPPVPQEEVGFVRVPSRPSPTLPSLIESRERVKQADLAEEVLDSNASNSVQNEFETNVNSSPEFNMETTTNQTNLDFAASIEAVKDHGWYWGPLSGEAAEQILSNEPDGSFLVRDSSDDHYIFSLSFKLNGGVRHVRIEHDHGNFSFGSVARFKSQTMVEFIDKAIEHSRSGRFLFFLHRRPTHGPTRVQLLHPVSRFRQVQSLQHLSRFVILKLIRRDQISMLPLPKRLRDYLNTTHYYSEQLEGSLQHSHFAP from the exons ATGGACTATGGTTGCAATGAAGATGATTTTATCACAGTATCAGAAATTCCTGTATTGGATCCTCCTCCTGGTTTTGAAGATTCTAGGAAGATGCTTGGCAATGTGGAAGATCGCTTCTATGATGACCCTttcagtgaagaagaagatcttgaACTTAAGCCAGTGCTAAATGACTGTGCTGTGTCTAAATTTGCCAGTGAAATGGCACACTCACTTCTGGCCATTGTTGTGAAACCTAAGGTTAGACTACGGATTAAGAAGCCAGCACCGTCTACAGAATCAAATTGCATTCAATCTGGATGTGATGTTTATTCACTCCCTGTTGACAGTTTGGCAAATATTGAAAGGCAGaaacaaagacaaaacaacACATGCAGAAATAGACACAGTATTGCTGCTGTGCCAAAGTTAGAACCCAGTGAACCTGTTCATATGACTCTTGAGGAAGTCCAATCTTATTTGCGTGAATTTCAAGACACTTCTTTGTCAAGGAGACGTCCATGGATGGTTGTCCCCTCTAAATCGGTCGAGTCCACCTCCTcggaaagtaaaagaaaaagctgctTTGTTTGGACACCACACGTAGTCGCTAAGAATAGTAACTTTGATGATGCTCGAACAAAGCGAAGTCGAAAGAGTTTAAGTGTGACTGCTGCAGGAATTAAGCAAGCACTCTTCAGTGTTTTTCGCATTCCATCGCATCATCATTTATCGTATCATGGTGAATCATGCAATCAAGTGTGTCCTACCGGATGGACTTTCAGTACACCAGATAACAAATCGAGCAATCCACAGTGTACTGAGAGCTCACCATATCAACGTAGGGCTTTACCTCCTGTTCCGCAAGAAGAAGTTGGATTTGTTCGTGTTCCTTCTCGCCCCTCACCTACCCTTCCGTCTTTAATTGAATCAAGAGAAAGGGTAAAACAAGCGGATTTGGCAGAGGAAGTTTTGGATTCGAATGCTTCGAACAGCGTACAGAACGAGTTCGAAACAAATGTGAATAGCTCACCTGAGTTTAATATGGAAACGACTACCAATCAAACTAATCTAGACTTTGCTGCTTCAATCGAAGCTGTGAAGGACCATGGATGGTATTGGGGTCCTCTATCTGGTGAAGCTGCTGAGCAAATATTGTCCAACGAACCCGACGGATCTTTTCTAGTGCGAG ATAGCAGCGATGATCATTACATCTTCTCTTTGTCGTTTAAATTGAACGGCGGTGTAAGACACGTTCGCATCGAACACGATCATG GAAACTTCAGTTTCGGAAGTGTTGCCCGATTCAAGAGCCAAACAATGGTTGAGTTCATAGATAAGGCTATCGAACACTCGAGGAGTGgtcggtttctttttttccttcatcgAAGGCCAACACACGGACCTACTCGTGTTCAGCTGTTGCACCCAGTATCACGATTCCGCCAAGTTCAAAGCTTGCAACACTTGTCCAg atttgttattttgaagTTGATCAGGCGAGATCAAATCAGTATGTTGCCACTTCCCAAACGGTTGCGAGACTATTTAAATACAACTCACTACTACTCAGAGCAACTAGAAGGTTCTCTGCAACATTCCCACTTTGCCCCCTAG